In a genomic window of Bradyrhizobium ontarionense:
- a CDS encoding DUF4170 domain-containing protein: protein MTSNFWVIGGEFGSMNFHKLVEGSAQVKGPFKSRKEAEDCWREVSEENRHKAGVRFSIVEEPQRAPAA from the coding sequence ATGACCAGCAATTTCTGGGTGATTGGCGGCGAGTTCGGCTCGATGAATTTCCACAAGCTGGTGGAAGGTTCGGCCCAGGTGAAGGGCCCCTTCAAGTCGCGCAAGGAAGCCGAGGACTGCTGGCGCGAGGTGTCCGAGGAGAACCGGCACAAGGCCGGCGTGCGGTTCTCGATCGTCGAGGAGCCGCAGCGCGCTCCGGCCGCCTGA
- a CDS encoding helix-turn-helix domain-containing protein, whose amino-acid sequence MPGESGKKLFVGPRFRRIRQQLGLSQTQLAEGLGISPSYVNLIERNQRPVSAQILLRLAETYDLDLRDLATADEDRFFAELNEIFSDPLFRQIELPKQELRDLAELCPGVTHALQRLYAAYTEARRGETLVAAQMADRNEGARFEANPIERVRDLIEANRNYFAELEQQAESLRDALDVPAEGLYAALAARLREKHSVQTRVMPVDVMRETLRRYDRHRRQLLISELVDGPGRTFQLAVQLGMAECLAPFEVIIGRAGALDDTSRRLYRMTLASYFAAAVMMPYAPFLAAAEALSYDINVLAQRFNTGFEQVCHRLTTLSRPNARGIPFFMLRVDNAGNVSKRFSSGTFPFSKFGGTCPLWNVHSTFDTPDRLLKQVIELPDGSRYFSIAQMVRRPVAPHPHPQPRFAIGLGCEIRHASRLVYAAGTDLEKAEGTPIGVNCRLCERENCAQRAEPPITRTLILDETTRRVSSFAFSNAREL is encoded by the coding sequence ATGCCCGGTGAATCCGGAAAGAAGCTGTTCGTCGGCCCGCGCTTCCGGCGCATCCGCCAGCAATTGGGACTGTCGCAGACCCAGCTTGCCGAGGGGCTCGGCATCTCGCCGAGCTATGTCAACCTGATCGAGCGCAACCAGCGCCCGGTCAGCGCCCAGATCCTGCTGCGGCTGGCCGAGACCTACGACCTCGACCTGCGCGACCTCGCCACCGCCGACGAGGACAGGTTCTTCGCCGAGCTCAACGAGATCTTCTCCGATCCCCTCTTCCGCCAGATCGAGCTGCCCAAACAGGAGCTGCGCGATCTCGCCGAGCTCTGCCCCGGCGTCACCCATGCGCTGCAGCGGCTGTACGCGGCCTACACCGAGGCGCGGCGCGGCGAGACCCTGGTGGCGGCGCAGATGGCCGACCGCAACGAGGGCGCGCGCTTCGAGGCCAACCCGATCGAGCGCGTCCGCGACCTCATCGAGGCCAACCGCAACTATTTCGCCGAGCTCGAGCAGCAGGCCGAGAGCTTGCGCGACGCACTCGACGTGCCGGCCGAAGGGCTCTATGCGGCGCTCGCGGCGCGGCTGCGCGAAAAGCATTCGGTTCAGACCCGTGTCATGCCGGTCGACGTCATGCGCGAGACCCTGCGCCGTTACGACCGCCATCGCCGCCAGTTGCTGATCTCCGAGCTCGTCGACGGGCCGGGCCGCACCTTTCAGCTCGCCGTCCAGCTCGGCATGGCGGAATGCCTTGCCCCATTCGAAGTCATCATCGGACGCGCCGGCGCGCTCGACGACACCTCGCGCCGGCTCTATCGCATGACTCTGGCGAGCTACTTCGCCGCCGCGGTCATGATGCCCTACGCCCCCTTCCTCGCCGCCGCGGAAGCGCTGAGCTACGACATCAACGTGCTGGCGCAGCGCTTCAACACCGGGTTCGAACAAGTCTGCCATCGCCTGACCACGCTGTCGCGCCCCAATGCCCGCGGCATTCCGTTCTTCATGCTGCGGGTCGACAATGCCGGCAACGTCTCCAAGCGCTTCTCGTCCGGCACCTTTCCGTTCTCCAAGTTCGGCGGCACCTGCCCGCTGTGGAACGTGCATTCGACCTTCGACACGCCGGACCGGCTGTTGAAGCAGGTGATCGAGCTGCCCGACGGCTCGCGCTATTTCTCGATCGCCCAGATGGTACGCCGTCCGGTGGCGCCGCATCCGCATCCGCAGCCGCGCTTTGCGATCGGCCTCGGCTGCGAAATCCGGCACGCGTCCCGCCTCGTCTATGCCGCCGGCACGGATCTGGAGAAGGCCGAGGGCACGCCGATCGGCGTCAACTGCCGGCTGTGCGAACGCGAGAACTGCGCCCAGCGCGCCGAGCCGCCGATCACGCGGACGCTGATCCTCGACGAGACCACGCGGCGCGTGAGTTCGTTCGCCTTCAGCAATGCCAGGGAGCTGTAG
- a CDS encoding caspase family protein — MLRTWLALSILALTCGLARAGVDETYIRPTELPSWSDLYKNFFGSNEFGKSYAVVIGIGDYDVYPKLDAPASDATRMRDFLRDEAGFDYIVTLTDERASRSRIETLMEKTLPKLVGANDRVLLYFSGHGETRKLAGDTKRGYLILKPAGKEDWDEMLDMPRVIQWAENVGQSRHSLFILDACFSGLAALQVKGTVRDQTIGRLSQPAHQLVTAGVEDELSFASQGESLFTKAFIEAARGTRRPAPDGVASLSEIMLDVGRSIDEYRSTTGMKRRMSPRQYLLSAKNNAGEFFFLQKERLEKVAARAPDAPQKTGDPVPKGHDGQAGVPGGKPQGGGDPARIPGRVTLDAYTVLFDPANGKPLLWFSRFDQEYEFFDGPGFHPRSGEKLLPFTSEEAKKFQKLTTERAEALKKEKEQLEKSKAEREARDAAARDALAKKQEEDRKLREAEAARASGAGQHCDELAANPNDKNKVGPGVSFAVLKSQAAEAVKTCEAATKQSPNELRFKYQLARSLQFSDRARAFTLFQDLVSKRYPASFDNLGWMQLTDKNNPAQAVSMFRSGVQAGDVDSMVSLAEMIDRGQATAANPSETKMELCRRASELGHLGAAQCYQAEVAKLEQAEKDRVQKLEQQKVMMEVIGTVLQTVTKR, encoded by the coding sequence ATGCTTCGAACTTGGCTTGCGCTGTCCATTCTCGCCTTGACCTGCGGTCTTGCCCGCGCCGGTGTCGATGAGACCTACATACGTCCAACCGAACTTCCATCCTGGTCGGATCTCTACAAGAATTTCTTCGGCAGCAACGAATTCGGCAAGAGCTATGCCGTCGTCATTGGCATTGGTGACTACGACGTCTATCCCAAGCTCGATGCCCCCGCATCAGACGCCACTCGGATGCGCGACTTTCTGCGCGACGAGGCCGGATTCGACTACATCGTCACTTTGACGGATGAGCGGGCGTCTCGGTCGCGGATCGAGACGTTGATGGAAAAGACACTTCCGAAGCTCGTCGGCGCCAATGATCGAGTTCTGCTGTACTTCTCCGGCCACGGAGAAACCCGGAAACTCGCCGGAGACACGAAGCGCGGATACCTCATCCTGAAGCCCGCCGGCAAGGAGGACTGGGATGAAATGCTGGACATGCCGCGCGTCATACAATGGGCGGAGAATGTCGGCCAGTCGCGGCACAGTCTCTTCATCCTCGATGCATGCTTCAGCGGCCTCGCCGCGCTGCAAGTCAAGGGGACTGTCAGGGATCAGACCATCGGCCGTCTCTCGCAACCCGCCCATCAATTGGTGACGGCGGGCGTGGAGGACGAACTCAGCTTCGCGAGCCAGGGCGAAAGTCTGTTCACGAAAGCATTCATCGAGGCTGCGCGCGGCACGAGGAGGCCGGCTCCCGACGGCGTCGCGTCTCTGAGCGAAATCATGCTCGATGTCGGCCGTTCCATAGACGAGTATCGGTCCACGACCGGAATGAAGCGCCGGATGTCACCGCGTCAGTACCTGCTCAGCGCGAAGAACAATGCGGGCGAGTTCTTTTTTCTGCAGAAGGAGCGGCTCGAAAAAGTGGCCGCGAGGGCGCCGGATGCGCCGCAGAAGACGGGAGATCCAGTCCCGAAGGGACACGATGGGCAGGCCGGTGTGCCTGGCGGCAAGCCGCAGGGCGGGGGCGATCCGGCGCGGATTCCGGGCCGGGTGACGCTCGATGCGTATACGGTCCTGTTCGATCCCGCGAACGGCAAGCCTCTGCTGTGGTTCTCCCGCTTCGATCAAGAGTATGAATTCTTCGATGGACCCGGCTTTCACCCGCGCTCGGGCGAGAAGCTGTTGCCGTTCACCAGTGAAGAAGCGAAGAAGTTTCAGAAGCTGACGACGGAGCGAGCGGAGGCCTTGAAGAAGGAGAAGGAGCAGTTGGAGAAATCCAAGGCGGAGCGCGAGGCGCGTGATGCCGCTGCCAGAGATGCTCTTGCGAAGAAGCAGGAAGAGGATCGGAAGTTGAGGGAGGCCGAGGCGGCGCGGGCCTCGGGGGCGGGACAGCATTGCGACGAGCTTGCAGCCAATCCGAATGACAAGAACAAAGTCGGCCCGGGTGTCTCCTTTGCGGTTCTGAAGTCCCAGGCTGCTGAAGCCGTGAAGACGTGCGAGGCGGCAACAAAGCAAAGCCCGAACGAGCTGCGTTTCAAGTATCAGCTGGCTCGCAGCTTGCAGTTCTCGGACCGGGCGCGCGCATTCACCCTCTTTCAAGACCTGGTGTCGAAACGGTATCCCGCGTCCTTCGACAATCTCGGCTGGATGCAGCTGACTGATAAGAACAATCCGGCGCAGGCGGTGTCGATGTTTCGGTCCGGGGTGCAGGCCGGTGACGTCGATTCCATGGTCAGTCTTGCCGAGATGATCGATCGGGGGCAGGCAACTGCGGCGAATCCGTCGGAAACCAAGATGGAGCTCTGTCGCAGGGCGTCGGAGCTGGGACATCTCGGCGCAGCCCAATGCTATCAGGCAGAGGTGGCCAAGCTGGAGCAGGCGGAGAAGGATCGCGTCCAGAAGCTCGAGCAGCAGAAGGTGATGATGGAGGTCATCGGCACCGTCCTGCAGACGGTGACGAAGAGATAG
- a CDS encoding L-2-amino-thiazoline-4-carboxylic acid hydrolase, translating into MAEIIHPFYESERGAMEAAMRHRLDLADAMLRERAHLSDIDGIRREVMDEFQIVLTQMPYVGGTASRMTEFFMRLIGFMAIGRVLRRHGVALSVIGEIERETYKAQLLTVPEAERLASGRHFMSSENQAFLREQAIRSATESHQKEFPEDFIYDFVEPGPGDNFEFGINYKACGFCKFAARHGDKEILPNICGLDFDAYATRGIHLERTQTLAGGANHCNFRYSRLPSD; encoded by the coding sequence ATGGCTGAGATCATCCATCCCTTCTACGAGTCGGAGCGCGGTGCCATGGAGGCCGCGATGCGCCACCGCCTCGATCTTGCCGACGCGATGTTGCGTGAGCGCGCGCATCTATCCGATATCGATGGCATCAGGCGGGAGGTGATGGACGAATTCCAAATCGTGCTCACGCAAATGCCCTATGTCGGAGGCACGGCAAGCCGCATGACCGAGTTCTTCATGCGTCTCATCGGCTTCATGGCCATCGGCCGCGTGCTGCGGCGACACGGCGTAGCGCTGTCCGTGATCGGCGAAATCGAGCGGGAGACCTACAAGGCGCAACTGCTCACAGTGCCGGAAGCGGAGCGTCTCGCCTCGGGGCGCCACTTCATGTCGTCGGAGAATCAGGCTTTCCTGCGCGAGCAGGCGATAAGGAGCGCCACAGAAAGCCATCAGAAGGAGTTTCCGGAGGATTTCATCTACGATTTCGTCGAGCCGGGCCCGGGTGACAACTTCGAATTCGGCATCAACTATAAAGCCTGCGGTTTCTGCAAGTTCGCGGCTCGTCATGGAGACAAAGAGATCCTGCCGAACATTTGTGGGCTCGATTTCGACGCCTATGCAACCCGAGGCATCCACCTGGAACGGACACAAACCCTGGCCGGCGGCGCGAACCACTGCAATTTTCGATACTCCCGGCTCCCGTCGGACTAG
- a CDS encoding LysR family transcriptional regulator, whose amino-acid sequence MTYALPPLNALRAFEAAARHLSFKLAAHELHVTPAAVGQQVKALEGRLGVRLFERLHKQLILTAAGQAYLPGISAGFRHIAEATSRLKPAGAVLLQLGVHGGFDLRHLALAEFRGAHADIGLRVLQPAGLHELVEGKVDLLIARGLGHHPGYRCDRIDEGSGLGDWLIAPEGTADCPEVVSFREWLRAVASRTSLAGRPRLIGVIGR is encoded by the coding sequence ATGACCTACGCCCTTCCACCCCTCAACGCGCTCCGCGCATTCGAAGCCGCCGCACGGCATCTCAGCTTCAAGCTAGCCGCGCACGAGCTACACGTGACGCCCGCCGCTGTGGGACAGCAGGTGAAAGCGCTGGAGGGACGCCTCGGCGTCCGCCTGTTCGAGCGGCTGCATAAGCAGCTCATCCTGACCGCGGCCGGTCAGGCCTATCTGCCCGGGATCTCCGCCGGCTTTCGGCACATTGCGGAAGCGACCTCGCGCTTGAAACCGGCGGGTGCGGTGCTGCTGCAGTTGGGGGTCCATGGCGGCTTCGACCTCCGCCACCTCGCATTGGCGGAGTTCCGCGGCGCGCATGCGGACATCGGCTTGCGGGTGCTGCAGCCCGCCGGCCTGCATGAGTTGGTCGAAGGCAAGGTCGACCTGCTGATCGCCCGCGGTCTCGGCCACCATCCGGGCTATCGCTGCGATCGGATCGATGAGGGATCCGGTCTGGGGGATTGGCTGATTGCGCCTGAAGGCACCGCGGACTGTCCGGAGGTCGTCAGCTTCCGCGAATGGCTGCGCGCCGTCGCGTCCCGGACCTCGCTCGCAGGCCGCCCGCGTCTGATCGGCGTCATCGGAAGGTGA